A section of the Oryza sativa Japonica Group chromosome 1, ASM3414082v1 genome encodes:
- the LOC4325253 gene encoding GDSL esterase/lipase At5g45920: MRPRLVLFGDSITELSFADGGWGAALADHFARKADVVLRGFSGYNTRWALRVLARAMEGAAAAADPAAVTVFFGANDASLPERKQVHQHVPLDEYQSNLRSICAYFKEQWPSTKIILITPPPIYEPARIRDMYGEDDPSKLPERTNEAAGTYAQACLTVAKELNHPVIDIWTKMQQFPDWQTSALCDGLHFTPLGNKILFDCVLETLESIGFSQGSLQPDLPLFHDIDPKDPLKAFEI; the protein is encoded by the exons ATGAGGCCGCGGCTGGTGCTCTTCGGCGACTCCATCACCGAGCTCTCCTTCGCCGACGGCGGCTGgggcgccgccctcgccgaccACTTCGCCCGCAAG GCCGACGTGGTGCTGCGCGGGTTCAGCGGCTACAACACGCGGTGGGCGCTGCGGGTGCTGGCGAGGGCGATggagggcgcggccgccgccgcggacccGGCGGCCGTCACGGTGTTCTTCGGCGCCAACGACGCGTCGCTGCCGGAACGGAAGCAGGTGCACCAGCACGTGCCGCTCGACGAGTACCAGAGCAACCTCCGCTCCATCTGCGCCTACTTCAAG GAGCAATGGCCCTCCACTAAAATTATACTCATCACGCCTCCACCAATCTATGAACCGGCGAGAATCCG GGACATGTATGGAGAAGATGACCCTTCAAAACTACCTGAAAGAACCAATGAAGCTGCTGGCACTTATGCACAGGCATGCCTGACAGTTGCTAAAGAATTGAACCATCCAGTCATAGACATCTGGACAAAGATGCAGCAATTTCCTGACTGGCAAACATCTGCATTATG TGATGGACTGCACTTCACCCCATTGGGAAACAAAATTTTGTTTGACTGTGTGCTGGAGACACTGGAAAGCATTGGTTTCAGCCAAGGGAGTCTTCAACCAGATCTTCCTCTCTTCCATGATATCGACCCAAAGGACCCTTTGAAAGCCTTTGAAATCTGA
- the LOC4325256 gene encoding signaling peptide TAXIMIN 1 produces the protein MCCCGGDCRPIGWLLGLPFALLAVVVSFIGAIIWIVGLPISCICPCCLCVTVLLEVAVELVKAPLHVMTWFTSKIPC, from the exons ATGTGCTGCTGCGGTGGCGACTGCCGGCCGATCGGGTGGCTGCTCGGCCTCCCCTTCgcgctcctcgccgtcgtcgtctccttCATTGGCGCCATCATCTGGATCGTCGG GCTGCCGATCTCGTGCATCTGCCCGTGCTGCCTGTGCGTGACCGTGCTGctggaggtggcggtggagctcgtcaaGGCGCCGCTCCATGTCATGACCTGGTTCACCTCCAAGATACCCTGCTGA
- the LOC9269554 gene encoding uncharacterized protein produces the protein MLPLRRLPPLSFPLPRGPTPRRLFATAASASTAASPLPWPGLHAWRRAPPSDLRTWGPHGPCASPDAADESGSEEASAGSSLAEMGALVLSTADPLSKARLTHAAFSRLVAGLPVGMAEAPDHPARPDKPIVVTQKEITTHKQMGVPLNAYMLHMLAHVELNAIDLAWDTVVRFSPLRDTLGDGFFVDFARVADDESRHFRWYSQRLAELGFSYGDMPVHNLLWRECAKSSNDVSARLAVIPLVQEARGLDAGPRLVQKLLGFGDHRSADIVTKVAQEELAHVSVGLHWFLKVCQMMGRVPDATFRDLIKEHDVVLKGPFNYPARDEAGIPREWYQEKFKHETPSKLSEVHDRLACIVEMEKENSSLNG, from the exons ATGCTCCCGCTCCGGCGGCTGCCGCCGCTCTCGTTCCCACTCCCGCGTGGCCCCACGCCGCGCCGTCTCTTCGCCACCGCGgcttccgcctccaccgccgcctcgccgctccCATGGCCAGGGCTCCACGCCTGGCGCCGTGCCCCGCCCAGCGACCTCCGCACGTGGGGCCCGCACGGGCCCTGCGCCTCCCCGGACGCCGCCGACGAGTCCGGCTCGGAGGAAGCCAGCGCCGGCTCGTCGCTGGCCGAGATGGGCGCGCTCGTGCTGTCCACTGCCGACCCCCTCTCCAAGGCGCGGCTCACGcacgccgccttctcccggttgGTCGCCGGGCTCCCCGTCGGCATGGCCGAAGCCCCTGACCACCCCGCCAGGCCTGACAAGCCCATCGTG GTGACACAGAAGGAGATCACCACGCACAAGCAGATGGGGGTGCCTCTCAACGCGTACATGCTCCACATGTTGGCGCACGTCGAGCTCAATGCGATCGACCTTGCCTGGGACACGGTCGTGCGATTCTCGCCGCTCCGGGACACGCTGGGAGATGGCTTCTTCGTGGATTTTGCGCGTGTGGCTGATGACGAAAGCCGGCATTTTCGATGGTATTCTCAGCGTCTTGCTGAGCTTGGGTTCAG CTATGGTGATATGCCTGTTCACAATCTTCTGTGGAGGGAGTGTGCGAAATCCTCAAATGACGTTTCTGCACGATTGGCAGTGATACCGCTAGTTCAG GAAGCTCGAGGCCTCGATGCTGGACCAAGGCTTGTCCAAAAGTTACTTGGTTTCGGGGATCATAGATCTGCAGATATCGTGACTAAAGTAGCACAGGAAGAGCTTGCACATGTTTCTGTAGGTCTGCATTGGTTCCTAAAAGTATGCCAAATGATGGGTCGTGTCCCAGATGCAACTTTTAGAG ACTTAATAAAGGAGCATGATGTGGTGCTGAAGGGTCCATTTAACTACCCAGCTCGTGATGAAGCTggtataccccgagaatg GTATCAAGAGAAGTTCAAACATGAAACGCCAAGTAAACTTTCGGAG GTGCATGATAGATTAGCTTGTATAGTTGAGATGGAAAAGGAGAATTCAAGCTTGAATGGCTAG
- the LOC4325254 gene encoding transcription factor GTE3, chloroplastic isoform X2 — translation MASGPPSSPSSKAFSRKSHAHASGPNSSKAAAAGGGGGGVAAAFDAHNGTHVRTVTFSLSSSPAARRELRRRLTAELAQVRATCKRLSSLPAPAPSSALSATDPSTPLPPHPPVSKHKSKKGNPSSNPGLSAEARRKLYAPVFKSCGALLARLMKHKHSWVFNTPVDASALGLHDYHTIITKPMDLGTVKSRLAAGHYKSPREFAGDVRLTFQNAMRYNPKGQDVHFMAEQLLNMFEEKWPEIEAEVAQLSPQPPTPSSAAPRKPKEIDNSKVLERSDSTVHAAGMEATPKQNTGRPPVLKKPKAREPNKREMTFWEKQRLSNNLQELPPEKLDNVVQIIKKRNLSLSQHDDEIEVDIDSFDVETLWELDRFVTNYKKSISKNKRKAENPVAGQDEMNHDIELEKTEHARLDEVEQDQMPPVQETLHNPEPESIDIEPPKENTADDNERYVGSSSPVHLEDQKGENAGRSSSSGSSSSDSGSSSSAYADTDTDSSSADGSDAAQSPRT, via the exons ATGGCCTCagggccgccgtcgtcgccctccaGCAAGGCGTTCTCCCGCAAATCCCACGCCCACGCCTCCGGCCCCAACTCctccaaggcggcggcggcgggcggtggcggcgggggtgtCGCGGCGGCCTTCGATGCTCACAACGGGACGCACGTCCGCACCGTCACCTTCTCGCTGtcgtcctcgccggccgcccgcagggagctccgccgccggctcacCGCCGAGCTCGCGCAGGTGCGCGCCACTTGCAAGCGCCTCAGCTCCCTCCCGGCCCCCGCGCCTTCCTCCGCGCTCTCCGCCACCGACCCTTCCACCCCGCTGCCCCCGCACCCGCCGGTCTCCAAGCACAAGTCGAAGAAGGGGAACCCCTCCTCCAACCCGGGCCTCTCCGCGGAGGCGCGGCGGAAGCTCTACGCGCCCGTGTTCAAGAGCTGCGGCGCGCTGCTCGCTAGGCTGATGAAGCACAAGCACAGCTGGGTGTTCAACACGCCCGTCGACGCCAGCGCGCTTGGCCTCCACGACTACCACACCATCATCACCAAGCCCATGGACCTCGGCACTGTCAAATCGCGGCTGGCCGCTGGGCACTACAAGTCGCCGCGGGAGTTCGCCGGTGACGTGCGCCTTACCTTTCAGAATGCCATGAGGTACAACCCCAAAGGGCAGGATGTGCACTTCATGGCGGAGCAGCTGTTGAACATGTTTGAGGAGAAGTGGCCAGAAATTGAGGCCGAGGTAGCACAGCTGTCACCACAGCCGCCAACGCCATCATCGGCTGCACCCAGGAAGCCGAAGGAGATAGATAATTCTAAGGTGTTAGAGAGGTCGGACTCAACAGTACATGCTGCGGGGATGGAGGCCACTCCAAAGCAGAACACTGGTCGGCCCCCAGTTTTAAAGAAGCCCAAGGCAAGGGAGCCTAATAAGAGGGAGATGACCTTCTGGGAGAAGCAGCGGCTTAGTAATAATCTCCAGGAGTTGCCACCAGAGAAACTTGACAATGTTGTGCAGATTATAAAGAAGAGAAACTTGTCACTCAGCCAGCATGATGATGAGATTGAGGTTGATATAGATAGCTTTGATGTTGAGACATTATGGGAGCTCGATAGGTTTGTTACAAACTACAAAAAAAGTATAAGCAAGAACAAGCGGAAGGCTGAGAATCCCGTGGCAGGGCAGGATGAGATGAATCATGATATAGAGCTAGAGAAGACAGAGCATGCAAGGTTGGATGAAGTAGAGCAGGATCAGATGCCTCCAGTACAAGAGACG TTACATAATCCTGAGCCAGAATCAATTGATATCGAACCACCTAAAGAAAACACAGCAG ATGATAATGAGAGGTATGTAGGCTCATCATCACCTGTTCATTTGGAAGATCAGAAGGGGGAGAATGCGGGTAGATCAAGTAGTTCTGGAAGTTCTAGTAGCGATTCAGGCTCTTCGTCTAGTG CATATGCAGATACAGACACAGATAGTTCATCAGCAGATGGCTCTGATGCTGCACAGTCACCCAGAACGTAA
- the LOC4325254 gene encoding transcription factor GTE3, chloroplastic isoform X1, which yields MASGPPSSPSSKAFSRKSHAHASGPNSSKAAAAGGGGGGVAAAFDAHNGTHVRTVTFSLSSSPAARRELRRRLTAELAQVRATCKRLSSLPAPAPSSALSATDPSTPLPPHPPVSKHKSKKGNPSSNPGLSAEARRKLYAPVFKSCGALLARLMKHKHSWVFNTPVDASALGLHDYHTIITKPMDLGTVKSRLAAGHYKSPREFAGDVRLTFQNAMRYNPKGQDVHFMAEQLLNMFEEKWPEIEAEVAQLSPQPPTPSSAAPRKPKEIDNSKVLERSDSTVHAAGMEATPKQNTGRPPVLKKPKAREPNKREMTFWEKQRLSNNLQELPPEKLDNVVQIIKKRNLSLSQHDDEIEVDIDSFDVETLWELDRFVTNYKKSISKNKRKAENPVAGQDEMNHDIELEKTEHARLDEVEQDQMPPVQETLHNPEPESIDIEPPKENTADDNERYVGSSSPVHLEDQKGENAGRSSSSGSSSSDSGSSSSDTDTDSSSADGSDAAQSPRT from the exons ATGGCCTCagggccgccgtcgtcgccctccaGCAAGGCGTTCTCCCGCAAATCCCACGCCCACGCCTCCGGCCCCAACTCctccaaggcggcggcggcgggcggtggcggcgggggtgtCGCGGCGGCCTTCGATGCTCACAACGGGACGCACGTCCGCACCGTCACCTTCTCGCTGtcgtcctcgccggccgcccgcagggagctccgccgccggctcacCGCCGAGCTCGCGCAGGTGCGCGCCACTTGCAAGCGCCTCAGCTCCCTCCCGGCCCCCGCGCCTTCCTCCGCGCTCTCCGCCACCGACCCTTCCACCCCGCTGCCCCCGCACCCGCCGGTCTCCAAGCACAAGTCGAAGAAGGGGAACCCCTCCTCCAACCCGGGCCTCTCCGCGGAGGCGCGGCGGAAGCTCTACGCGCCCGTGTTCAAGAGCTGCGGCGCGCTGCTCGCTAGGCTGATGAAGCACAAGCACAGCTGGGTGTTCAACACGCCCGTCGACGCCAGCGCGCTTGGCCTCCACGACTACCACACCATCATCACCAAGCCCATGGACCTCGGCACTGTCAAATCGCGGCTGGCCGCTGGGCACTACAAGTCGCCGCGGGAGTTCGCCGGTGACGTGCGCCTTACCTTTCAGAATGCCATGAGGTACAACCCCAAAGGGCAGGATGTGCACTTCATGGCGGAGCAGCTGTTGAACATGTTTGAGGAGAAGTGGCCAGAAATTGAGGCCGAGGTAGCACAGCTGTCACCACAGCCGCCAACGCCATCATCGGCTGCACCCAGGAAGCCGAAGGAGATAGATAATTCTAAGGTGTTAGAGAGGTCGGACTCAACAGTACATGCTGCGGGGATGGAGGCCACTCCAAAGCAGAACACTGGTCGGCCCCCAGTTTTAAAGAAGCCCAAGGCAAGGGAGCCTAATAAGAGGGAGATGACCTTCTGGGAGAAGCAGCGGCTTAGTAATAATCTCCAGGAGTTGCCACCAGAGAAACTTGACAATGTTGTGCAGATTATAAAGAAGAGAAACTTGTCACTCAGCCAGCATGATGATGAGATTGAGGTTGATATAGATAGCTTTGATGTTGAGACATTATGGGAGCTCGATAGGTTTGTTACAAACTACAAAAAAAGTATAAGCAAGAACAAGCGGAAGGCTGAGAATCCCGTGGCAGGGCAGGATGAGATGAATCATGATATAGAGCTAGAGAAGACAGAGCATGCAAGGTTGGATGAAGTAGAGCAGGATCAGATGCCTCCAGTACAAGAGACG TTACATAATCCTGAGCCAGAATCAATTGATATCGAACCACCTAAAGAAAACACAGCAG ATGATAATGAGAGGTATGTAGGCTCATCATCACCTGTTCATTTGGAAGATCAGAAGGGGGAGAATGCGGGTAGATCAAGTAGTTCTGGAAGTTCTAGTAGCGATTCAGGCTCTTCGTCTAGTG ATACAGACACAGATAGTTCATCAGCAGATGGCTCTGATGCTGCACAGTCACCCAGAACGTAA